In Vigna angularis cultivar LongXiaoDou No.4 chromosome 8, ASM1680809v1, whole genome shotgun sequence, the DNA window tttttaataattaatgaatatatatattttattagtagcTTTTAGGAAaagattattataatatattttttattatgcgTTATAAAATTAtctgtaaaaaaattaattaataaattattgtagacaaaattatctaattataatattattatatttaattttaaaataattataatataaatatatataattaaaatatatgtattttacaAAGTAAGACTTTTAAAATTGTTCGAAGTctaaatttttcatcaaaagaattttataattaagtaattattaaaatacatacTAATAAATAGTAGAAAAAGAATTCATGttctttaaaaaagaattaaattatatattatttaattaatatgacagttaatttaaaataaaatagtggcTTAAGATTAAATTATTCCACATTTTAAGAAAGTAgatcctctttctctctctatatgtatatatagaATTTTGTTTCTCTTCTAGTATCGTATATgatgattaataaaatattcaatggatgcataatgttatttttgtaaactttatgaagaaaattttatgaaaaatactatttaaaactatataatattaatataaatattaatttttaatttaaaaatgtacaAATCAATCTACtacttaaaaactaaattaaaaacatttaaaataagcggaaaattttaaaaattgtcgtaattattaaaacaaaataactacTAAACATAAGTTTTATCACTTAAGTTCATTTCACCAtacttccaaaaaaaaattatgcattttATTCATAGGATATAGTAAACCatgtaaaaattgaaaatttgacaATAaaactgagaaaaaaaaacattgcaTCATAAAATTTACATATGATAATTAAATGGTAAAAAATAGGATACCAACCTAGTTAATCTCCAGCCCTAAATTGCTTTCCATTAGGTCCATCAACCATTTCAAAGTAAATCACCAACATGCAcaacaataatatattgaagcaccattttttgttgttgttgtttaagaATGTGATCAAAAGAGAGATCTAAGGAAGGGTTTTATAACACAAGAAGCTGTACTGTGTTTGGGATAGAGTTTGAAAAGTACTTCTACAAATTTTAATGCACCAAACTAATATGGAAAAGAGTGTTGTCTAATTCTCAAAAGTAAAGTAATTGAACCAagtgatttttttaatcaaagCACATtgtaatcaattttaaatatcaattaatcAAATCACCTTCTTTCTTGTTTTGGACCAATTTGATATAGATATTCTTTAAAATTGTGTACAAAGGCTATATTTATATTCCAAAACAGAAaactccttttttttattatttgatacaATTGCATGATTAGCACTCAAACATTTATAATTGAAACAACATACAATGCATTAAGTTCAACAATTTCAGGTCCATTAATCTATGTGCTATATGGTATGccataaaaaaaagtttcttggcattacatattttttaaacaaatgatatataattaattcattatatatatatatatatatatatatatatatatatatatatatatatatataaagtataaaaaaaaaatcataacccAAGTTACTGATTTTACAAAAGCATCATGAAATAAGATTGAAACAAGATGAGAAAGGACCTCATCTACGGTGATATCATAGAAACAGACAATACCAAACATCGACAAATATTAAACagtatttaaagataaattacttcaaaatatttattaaaatgaaatcttATCAAACATTTAtggaaaaaatgtaaaactataaataatttatttaatagtatTAATTCAAATGATAActctgtttttttttgtgtCATAATGATGTGGTTAAACTTATCATTATTGTTACTATTAGatgtcaaatataaaatatataaaaagataatatgatcttcaattttcaatatattcacataattaatgattttgaCTGTCGCAAAGCCTGAAAGTATATTGTTTTAAACCTTATTTGAAACTGCAAAACAAAGTGTAGTAAAAGctaagtttaagaaaataaaaagtaaacataaaaGACTAACAGGATTTTGGTTCTAATGCATCATGCCAATAAGTACTAATTTCAAGCAGCACATTTAAATTCGAAAAACAAAAGATCCATGCATGGAACATAGAGTTCCTTGCAATTTTATTTGAGATTAATTAAAGTagttcaaattcaacaaaacaAGTACATCGCAAAATCAAAGTGCTCTCTGAATCTTTATTTGCTCTTCCATTGTTGGCCTTAGAAATGGAAGTTTCTAAGACCATATTGATACCCTTCACCGATATTGGCTTGCAAGTTGACCCTCCTTTACAATGTAGTTCTGCTCTGGAAAGTCTTCACCCCTGAAGTGCCTATCAAGCATGTCTTTCACACCAGCAGCATAACGTAGCTGCACAAGTTTGGTTTATTATCATTTAGTGTTATTCGAGTGAAAGAACACAAAAGGATAAGGATAAGCTGATGCTATAGACAGAAGTTAAAATACCTGTGCATCTATGGTAGTGCCAGAAACATGAGGAGTCATGGCATGGTTTGGCATGTAGCGCCATGGATGATCTTTTGGAGCTGGTTGTGGGAACCAAACATCACCACTGTAACCTGTACAATTAAGAGATTTGGAAAGGGGGTCAAAGTTTAATTAGAGATGACAATTCAACAAAGAATAGTAACAAACCACAATCTAAATTGTCTGTTTTTCAGATAATACTGTCATGAATAGCTATCCCAAAAGGGTTTCACTTGGGGACATAACAGAACAACTTACTTTCCATTTTGCAGAGTAACATAAGTAATTTGGtaaaaaaatcagtttttgataatttgatattatatacatatatgttaaGAACCATGAATGGGTTAGAATATCATCAACTTACAATACTAGTTTTCTTGTTTTGCTACTGTGAACTGGTTTTAGAATTACCTGCCACATGGCCATTTGAACAAGCATCGGCAACTGCTTGGGTGTCCATAATAGCCCCTCTAGCATTGTTAACAATCAAGACACCTTTCTTGCACTTGGAAATTTTATCTTTGTCAAACAATCCCCTGTATCACAAAAATCACTGGTCACTACTCCTCACTAGAAAATGCTAAAAGAATTTCAATATTCATACAGATCTTATGTTTCAACAAATAGCATTCAAGAGTGAAATTAATAATTTGCTTGAGATTTCAAGAGTGAATGATTTTTGTATTGACTGAGATATTGAAAGTATACCTTGTTTGCTCAGTAAGAGGTGTGTTGATAACAATAACATCACACTTTGGAAGCATGGCATCAAGGTCCTCCTCAAACTTTGCTCCAATCTCTTTCTCCAATCCAAGATCCATCCTAATCCGATCAAAATACAGAAGATTACAGTTAAATGGTTTCAACCTTTGGAGTAAAAGCTTCCCAATTCGTCCGGCACCTACTGTTCCTACTGTCTTTCCTTCAAGATCATAAGCTCTGTGAGCAATGCCAGCAACATTCCATTCTCCATTAACAGACTGATGGTACCCTGGAAGGAAATTCCTAATTAGAATGAGGATTCTCATGAGTTCATCCTCAGCAACTGACACCACATTGCTTCCAGTGACCTCTGCCACAGTTATACCAGCCGCAGCTGCAGCCTTGAGATCAATGTGATCTGATCCAATGCCAGCAGTCAAAAGCAACTCTAAATTTTTGGCTTTCTTTATTCTTTCAGCAGTGACATAGGCAGGGTGAAATGGAGTAGATATTATAACATGTGCATCATAAAGATTTCTCTCAAGTTCTGCAACAGAAAAAACAATAAACGCCATAAGTTCAACCAATTATAAACTTTAACGGAAAACTACATTCACCTTCCACAGTGTTATTACCATAATGtttcagaaaaaaatatgaGACATGCTTATCTTCACATGATACATCaccatatttttaataaaataataataacacatgGAAATTGGTCAGATTGATTCATCAAGCAACACTCAAATCTCAAGATATATAAACTTGAATCGATTAGCAAGCTACTAACCAGAATCTGGTCCTTCTTTGTCATCAGTGACAATATACTGATGACCCTGGGATTCCAGCCACTGGCGTATACCCAATGCTCCTTCAACACAGCCCACAAAATCAGGATTCAGTTTTGCATACTCATTCCCCTTGTAGAACACTCCCACAATCTTCTTCTTTTCACCTGACACCTATTTTCAATTACAGGGAAAAGTACATAAATCAATCACAGTCATGCATAAACAGAGTTGAAGGAAACAATATTAATCATGATGTTGCATGAGCAAACTTAATCATGGTCAGCAGCATAAATAAACATTCACTAACACACATTTTTTGAGGATGTGTTGTCTAGTGGGGTAACAACATTAATGTCGAGTGGGGTAACAACGGTTTCTTGAGTTGTTGTCTGGACTTCAACTAGGTATTCTTGTGCATCTTGTGTGTTAGCACTCATGATTGAGGAAGAAATTTAAAACAGAATAGCAATACAAATGATGAAAAGGAGAACTAAGAAGAGATGCAAATGAAAGATTTCTTGCTGGTATGTGTCTGTGGGAGAGAAGAAGGGTGGATTATATAGAAAAGTGGAGTTGCTTGGTTATGACACGTAGGTCAGACACGGTGTCTAAGCCTATGCATGATGAACAAGTTTCACCTTGGCCTCAGCAAAAATACAtagacaaaaattaaaattgctgACATAAAGAATGAATACAAatgagaataatatttttttaatgcaaCTGTTATTGAgtgatattatttattgaaaaatataaaaatatggacatttatatttttatttaagaatttttaataaattttaaatccatAAGTGCCTGCTGCCTTTTTTGTTGAGATGAAGAGGGTTTATGGTTTATCACACTATAATATTAGTTTGGACCCCTTTATTTTGTCTttctattttgtgtttttttctactaattttttcaaatggttacattattttttaaattaattttcaatttttaaatagtaGTTTTGaaagtagaaaaagaaatatttttcagaggttcttttgtatataaatgttttaagagaaaatatattaaaaataaacaataaggtgaaaaattttataaattaaaactgaaaattataaagtaaagtttatatttaaaaagtaaaataaagcaTGAACAATGAGACTGtgcattttataattataaaagtaacttttttataaaatagtttcacaccttcatccaataaaaaatatcataacatacaaatccattaaatatttatactaattattttaaaaatcatcaTTCATAGCTTTTATTAGTTGGttgataatataaaagtattcCAACAGAAATTGCATGatcatttcaacttttaaaaatgATCAAGCTACTCTTAATTCTGTCTACttttttataatctatttttttaatatttagatgAAAAGTGGTGGGGTTACAAATCATGTAAATGGAATTGGTTTTTGGTCTGTGGTCCACCAAATACAAGTTAGGACTGTCAAATACAGAGTAGGAGAGACTCATCTGTCAGACAGGATTATGATTCCTGACTTGTCAGtttttctcatttaaaaatatatgtaagttttaaaaataaaaaatacacttaagtaactaattaattaacatCTTTAATGAGATCAGTTAAGACATACtaaattattgaattataattaataattaaagcttaatcaataaatatttattataaattataatattattatatacttatatcatttaagaaaaataacaattataatattttacatatgtatatatatataatatttccaAACTAAAAATCCACGAtgataaaaagtatttttcaaaaatattccGTGAAGAGAGTTACTGTGAAAAAATCCATCCAGCACAAAAGTTTGATGGTAGGGAAATTCGGATGCGTATACTTCCGATGGAAAGTGAACCAGTCAGAAGAAACACACCCCACAGAGTGAGAAACAAACTTTAGCATCACGAGATGGTGACGGTTCACGCATGCAACACACAAACAACAGCAAAGCCGGATCTCACCACCGGTTATGTaagaacaagaacaaaattGCTAAAAAAACACAGTTAACACAGAATCACGAGTTTCagaaatcaatttataaaagaataaaaataaaatccaacAAGGAAAAATTAATCGAACTTACTTACATGAAGATTTCTGAAGAAGGTGGAAGAAAACAGAGAGCGAATTGCAGAGGAACCAACAGCGCGTTTCATGGCCATGATGATTTGTCTGAGAAAATTTGATTCACAgcacaaaatttaaattgcaATTAATTATTACTGTTacgataaaataaataaaaataataagaagatgaagagaaaaattgaaagagTAGAAAGGTGAAAAGTTGGAGAGGGAAGAAAAAATCACCAGTTGCAACCTTTGCTCTTGTGAGACTCTGTTTCTCCTTTAAATTTGTTCACTGTTACACACGTGTGCCTAGTTAGTTCCCACGTGccacctttttatttttcttatctttccACTTTGCTCATTTATGACTTTTTGGCTACTGCTTGTCATTAGGCTTAGTCAGCCCTAGTCTTCTCTCCTtatcattttctaattttaattttttatcagtTTCAATAAAccttaaattattgaatatgtAAGAGTTGTAAAAATGGAggaatttttactttattttttgttaattaattttttttatatttagcaGGATATGACATTAGTTAAGTGGATGTGTGTGGAaaatattaagtattttttattatgatacaagagtataatttttcaaaataatttagaGTGAAAAAGGAACCAAAAGTAATTTATCACATTTGGAAATTTGGTACAGTGAAAGTTGGATAAAAGacaattatcttttaaaaggAAATTAGAAATGAGTTAAGCTAAATTAATAGTTTGAAATTATACCTTTTTCTAAactagtaaatataaaaaatttctaacATTATCAAATTCAATATCTCACAGAATAATTAAACTCCTATTGTTTTTACTtcactttaaaaaatttagaagacAATATATGAAAATACGTATGCATACTAGTATACTTGAATAAGCAATAGTATCAAGCAAGTCGATATGGAGAAGAAATATATCCTTAATTATCAAGGGTTTGCAAACATattcttatttaactttttggTGTGGAATTTGTTAGAATACATGTACGATGGATCATTGTTATGCCAATTTAGGAGGGACGAGTGTcataataagagaaaagaacttgtgataaaatatcatttaattattattaaaatttaaatttcattaacaagtattaaatatatatttaaccttaaaaCATATAGCAAATAAAATTTGAACATATTAAGAAAATTCAAcaagaatataataatattcaatcATGTGTTAAAACATCTAAGTACTCTTTGATTTAACAAACTAATAGCCAGTAATTCAAATATCTAagtacttttaaatttaacaaactAATAGTCAGTATAATCATGGGGCAAATTTTATAGTTGATTGTCTTGTGGTTGTTAATTGTCTTCCTATTAATTTTGTTGACCGCCTAGTTTTTGGAAAATATATATGTTGAGAATCAAATAGATTCACCATTGTAAAATGGACCGAAGTCCATTCTATTTTAGGTTTTAGTCTCTTTTATTATTATGGTGGGTTTTCAGTTTATcagagctctataaatagagctctgCTTTATGTTTTACAGTTAAGGAATCACAACAATAAAcaacagaaaacagtaaatgaTAATCAAGAAAGTTTTGGTTTTACTTACTCTTCTCCTTGCGccctttatttttctcttctgcgTCACCGCCGCCTGAAGCCTCTAAGGCTGCCGGACCACCGCGCCATCACCATTCTTCTCAGCTCTGAGGGAGGAACTCTCTGGAATTCTccgttctctctcttctctcgtACAGAAGCATTTGACACGTCTGCACGCGTTATCTACTCTGATGGCTTTAATCAAATCATGGGTCGTTTGCTATTGGGCCGCTCTCCTGTACACACCATTTTGGGCTTCAGCTTAATATGGTATCATAGCAGGTCTAGCACCTGCTCTGCTTCTGCTGCCTCTGCTGATATTCTTGATAGCTTCTTGGGCTGGTTCCTACATCTTTAGGCCTCATGGAACAGGTGGGTCAGTCACCCAGCACCTACTACTTACAACAGGCTGAGTCCAACAACCCATCAAGCCCCTACTATCTACACCCAGGTGAGAACCCCGGTCTCACCCTCATCACACAAACTTTGAGCGAGAATAACTACTCTTCTTGGAGCAGAAGCATGAGAAGAGCCTTGCTTTCCAAGAACAAAGTAAAATTCATTGATGGGTCCATAAAGAAACCCCAGAAAGATGACACCCTGTATGATGCATGGGAAAGATGCAACATGATGATATTATCTTGGATAACCAAAACCCTTTCCCCACAAATTGCTGAGAGTGTTATATACGTGGAAGAAGCAAAAGAATTATGGGATGAATTGAAAGAAAGATTTTCTAAAGGTGACCATTTCAAGATTTCGGACCTCCTTCAAGACATACACTCCATTAGACAAGGGAATAGAGGAGTCAGTCAATTCTTCACTGACTTAAAGATTTTGTGGGAGGAATTGGAGTTCTTGAGACCCATACCCACTTGCACATGCAAGATACCATGCAGTTGTGATCTTTCAAGAGTTTTCTTGAAGTATAGAGAAATGGAACATGTGATATGTTTCCTAAAGGGATTGAATGACTCTTACAACACTGTTAGAACACAGATTCTCTTAATGGATCCTCTTCCAAACATCAATTGGGTTTTCTCTCTTATCATGCAACAAGAGAAACAAGAGAAACATGGGTCAGCTGATGCTAAAGTCATGGTTAATGTTGCTGACAGAAACAATCAATGGAAAGGCCAAGGACGGGGACCTGGATTGCGTGGTCAAGGAAGAGGGAGAGGTAGAAATCCTAACTATGGGAAACAATGCTCTTATTGCAACAAGATGAACCACACAGTTGATGGATGCTACTCTAAGCATGGGTATCCACCTTGGTACAAGAAAACAGAGGGCAGTCAAGACAGAAAGAATGAATGGAGTTCTACCAATGCTTGCCAGAATACCACTGAACCAGATGGGAATCAGAGAACACAACCCACtaataacaacaatatttttaactcTCTCACTGCAGAACAAATGCAGAAGCTACTTCGAATGATAGACAAAGATGACGAGCCAACTCACAAAATCAATCAAGTTCAGAGAACTGACAGTGATAACAAGCAAGGTAACACTTCCTGGATAATAGATACTGGTGCTACAGACCATGTGACAcatgataaaatgaattttatcacATTTTACCAAATTAAACCTATATCTATAAAATTACCCAATAATACTATCCTAACTACTAACCATGCTGGTACTGTGCAATTTTCTAAGAACTTTGTTATCTTCAATGTTCTATATATTCctgaattttatttcaatttgatCTCAGTTCAAAGTCTTATCAAAGACTTGAATTGTAATCTGACTTTCTCCTCTAGGACTTGCCAGATAAAGGAGAACcatacattgaagatgattggataTGCTAGTTGTTGGGGAGGACTCTATTAGCTGCAGGCTTTTCCTAAACCTG includes these proteins:
- the LOC108346031 gene encoding formate dehydrogenase 1, mitochondrial isoform X4, coding for MAMKRAVGSSAIRSLFSSTFFRNLHVSGEKKKIVGVFYKGNEYAKLNPDFVGCVEGALGIRQWLESQGHQYIVTDDKEGPDSELERNLYDAHVIISTPFHPAYVTAERIKKAKNLELLLTAGIGSDHIDLKAAAAAGITVAEVTGSNVVSVAEDELMRILILIRNFLPGYHQSVNGEWNVAGIAHRAYDLEGKTVGTVGAGRIGKLLLQRLKPFNCNLLYFDRIRMDLGLEKEIGAKFEEDLDAMLPKCDVIVINTPLTEQTRGLFDKDKISKCKKGVLIVNNARGAIMDTQAVADACSNGHVAGYSGDVWFPQPAPKDHPWRYMPNHAMTPHVSGTTIDAQLRYAAGVKDMLDRHFRGEDFPEQNYIVKEGQLASQYR
- the LOC108346031 gene encoding formate dehydrogenase, mitochondrial isoform X2, coding for MAMKSAASSAIRSLLSSSSSTFSRNLHVSGEKKKIVGVFYKGNEYAKLNPDFVGCVEGALGIRQWLESQGHQYIVTDDKEGPDSELERNLYDAHVIISTPFHPAYVTAERIKKAKNLELLLTAGIGSDHIDLKAAAAAGITVAEVTGSNVVSVAEDELMRILILIRNFLPGYHQSVNGEWNVAGIAHRAYDLEGKTVGTVGAGRIGKLLLQRLKPFNCNLLYFDRIRMDLGLEKEIGAKFEEDLDAMLPKCDVIVINTPLTEQTRGLFDKDKISKCKKGVLIVNNARGAIMDTQAVADACSNGHVAGYSGDVWFPQPAPKDHPWRYMPNHAMTPHVSGTTIDAQLRYAAGVKDMLDRHFRGEDFPEQNYIVKEGQLASQYR
- the LOC108346031 gene encoding formate dehydrogenase 1, mitochondrial isoform X1 — translated: MSANTQDAQEYLVEVQTTTQETVVTPLDINVVTPLDNTSSKNVSGEKKKIVGVFYKGNEYAKLNPDFVGCVEGALGIRQWLESQGHQYIVTDDKEGPDSELERNLYDAHVIISTPFHPAYVTAERIKKAKNLELLLTAGIGSDHIDLKAAAAAGITVAEVTGSNVVSVAEDELMRILILIRNFLPGYHQSVNGEWNVAGIAHRAYDLEGKTVGTVGAGRIGKLLLQRLKPFNCNLLYFDRIRMDLGLEKEIGAKFEEDLDAMLPKCDVIVINTPLTEQTRGLFDKDKISKCKKGVLIVNNARGAIMDTQAVADACSNGHVAGYSGDVWFPQPAPKDHPWRYMPNHAMTPHVSGTTIDAQLRYAAGVKDMLDRHFRGEDFPEQNYIVKEGQLASQYR